In the Candidatus Electrothrix sp. GW3-4 genome, one interval contains:
- the nadB gene encoding L-aspartate oxidase, with protein sequence MFLTDILIIGSGVAGLSFALKVSSFARVTLVTKKQSADSATNLAQGGIAAVLSKHDRLEDHIQDTLISGDGLCHHEIVQSVVEEGADRVRELVNLGVTFQRGEDDEEFDLGMEGGHSARRVAHAKDMTGREIERALLTQVQDNKRIEILENHMAVDLLLESKTKKKRPKGKDRCLGAYVLNRTTGEVETWRARITVLCTGGSGKVYLYTTNPDIATGDGVAMAYRAGAQVADLEFVQFHPTCFFNAKVKNFLISEAVRGEGGILINKQGQPFMRQYDERGDLATRDAVARGIDTEMKKSGADCVYLDITHKKRDFLEQRFPTIYGTCKKYGVDISQEPIPVVPAAHYMCGGVLTDKWGLSSVNNLLALGETACTGLHGANRLASNSLLEAVIFAHKAAQWVKKNWSEITSQKSCHIEDWRTGRAQSIEENVLISHNWDQVRRLMWNYVGIVRTKKRLQLVERRMRPILIETKEHFYDYLLTPDLIELRNIVLMADLIIKSASLRRESRGLHYLLDYPERDDILFSKDTILEKSTNE encoded by the coding sequence ATGTTTTTGACAGATATACTCATTATCGGTAGTGGTGTAGCAGGACTTTCCTTTGCCCTCAAGGTGTCCTCCTTTGCCCGTGTCACTCTGGTGACCAAGAAACAAAGCGCGGATAGCGCAACAAATCTCGCTCAAGGGGGAATAGCAGCGGTCCTCTCAAAACATGATCGATTGGAAGACCATATTCAGGATACGCTCATTTCAGGAGACGGCCTCTGTCATCATGAGATTGTCCAGAGCGTTGTCGAAGAGGGGGCAGATCGAGTCCGTGAGCTGGTCAATCTCGGCGTGACTTTTCAGCGTGGAGAAGATGATGAAGAATTTGATCTTGGAATGGAAGGAGGGCATTCAGCTCGACGGGTTGCTCATGCCAAGGATATGACCGGAAGAGAAATTGAACGGGCATTACTGACTCAGGTGCAGGATAATAAACGGATAGAGATATTGGAAAATCATATGGCCGTGGATCTTCTGTTGGAATCCAAGACGAAAAAAAAACGCCCTAAAGGGAAGGACCGCTGTCTTGGCGCCTATGTACTGAATCGAACAACCGGTGAGGTGGAGACGTGGCGAGCGAGGATAACGGTACTCTGCACCGGGGGCAGTGGTAAGGTCTATTTGTACACCACAAACCCTGATATAGCGACTGGTGATGGTGTTGCCATGGCGTACCGGGCCGGAGCACAAGTTGCTGATCTAGAATTCGTGCAATTCCACCCCACCTGTTTTTTCAATGCCAAGGTGAAAAATTTTCTCATCTCAGAAGCCGTGCGAGGGGAGGGCGGCATCCTGATCAATAAACAAGGGCAGCCCTTCATGCGGCAATACGATGAGCGTGGGGATTTAGCGACGAGAGATGCTGTTGCCCGGGGCATTGATACGGAAATGAAAAAAAGCGGTGCCGATTGTGTCTATCTGGATATCACCCATAAGAAGCGGGATTTTCTCGAGCAACGTTTTCCGACTATCTACGGAACCTGCAAAAAATATGGGGTTGATATCAGCCAGGAGCCCATTCCGGTAGTCCCTGCGGCACATTATATGTGTGGCGGCGTGCTGACAGACAAATGGGGACTCAGCTCGGTTAATAATCTTCTTGCCCTGGGCGAGACTGCCTGCACAGGACTCCACGGGGCAAATCGACTGGCCAGTAATTCTCTGCTGGAAGCGGTCATTTTCGCCCATAAGGCTGCCCAATGGGTGAAAAAAAATTGGTCCGAAATAACCAGTCAGAAATCCTGTCATATCGAAGACTGGCGAACAGGCAGGGCCCAGTCTATTGAAGAAAACGTCCTTATCAGCCATAACTGGGATCAGGTTCGACGCCTGATGTGGAATTATGTTGGTATAGTACGCACCAAAAAGCGACTCCAGCTCGTAGAACGGCGTATGCGCCCTATCCTCATTGAGACCAAAGAACATTTTTATGACTACCTGCTCACTCCAGACCTGATTGAACTCCGCAATATCGTCCTGATGGCTGACCTCATCATCAAAAGTGCATCCTTACGCAGAGAGTCACGGGGACTGCATTACCTCCTTGATTACCCGGAAAGGGACGATATCCTCTTCAGCAAAGATACTATTTTGGAAAAAAGCACAAATGAATAA
- a CDS encoding beta-ketoacyl synthase N-terminal-like domain-containing protein → MKRRVVITACSAITPIGYNKQDIIDSLLQGKSGVAPLRDDGLLTKHIHSRVFGTVGYPIEYNFSRYFRKTMGPVAYYACQVAKDVLEQSGLDQNFITSGRLGVAFGSIHGSPTVQRDIYKAYFNELDTKFSSIGAVDYLRSMVHTTAVNITRMFGITGRVISSSTACTTSSQSIGYGYEAIKFGMQDAMLCGGADEYDTTTVAVFDNLLACSVKYNETPECTPRPFDSKRDGLVVGEGGGAVMLEEYEFAKKRGATILGEIIGFACNNNGGDLILPNHDGIKATLKLALENAEITHEEVDFISAHATATKMGDVIEAQAMHSVYGDKPLVSGLKSYMGHTMATCGAIELILTLYMMEQGFIAPTLNLDKVDERCAMLCHCQEVTDANINIAAIQNFAFGGVNTCVLVKKV, encoded by the coding sequence ATGAAAAGACGTGTCGTCATCACCGCCTGTTCCGCAATTACCCCCATCGGCTACAATAAACAAGACATCATAGACAGTCTTCTCCAGGGGAAATCAGGTGTGGCCCCGCTTCGAGACGATGGCCTGCTGACCAAGCATATCCACTCTCGGGTCTTCGGGACCGTAGGATATCCTATTGAGTATAATTTTTCCCGCTACTTCCGTAAAACCATGGGCCCAGTGGCCTATTATGCCTGTCAGGTTGCTAAAGACGTCTTGGAGCAGTCAGGCTTAGACCAGAATTTCATTACCTCAGGCCGCCTCGGTGTAGCCTTTGGTTCAATCCACGGTAGCCCAACGGTGCAACGTGATATCTACAAGGCCTATTTCAACGAACTCGACACAAAATTTTCCTCCATCGGGGCTGTAGACTATCTCCGTTCGATGGTCCATACCACGGCAGTGAATATAACCCGTATGTTCGGTATTACTGGACGGGTCATCTCCTCATCCACGGCCTGCACCACCAGTAGCCAATCCATCGGCTACGGCTATGAGGCGATTAAATTCGGTATGCAGGATGCCATGCTCTGTGGTGGGGCCGATGAATACGATACCACCACTGTGGCTGTGTTCGATAACCTGCTGGCCTGCTCTGTCAAATATAACGAGACGCCGGAATGCACCCCTCGGCCCTTTGACAGCAAACGGGATGGCCTGGTTGTTGGCGAGGGCGGCGGTGCTGTGATGCTGGAGGAATATGAGTTCGCGAAAAAACGCGGCGCAACTATCCTGGGAGAGATCATCGGCTTTGCCTGCAATAATAACGGCGGTGATCTGATCCTGCCTAATCACGACGGCATTAAAGCAACCCTGAAGCTCGCCCTTGAAAATGCGGAAATCACGCATGAGGAGGTGGATTTCATCAGTGCCCATGCCACAGCGACCAAGATGGGCGATGTCATTGAGGCCCAGGCCATGCATTCTGTATACGGCGATAAACCGCTGGTCAGTGGTCTGAAGAGCTATATGGGCCATACTATGGCAACCTGTGGGGCCATAGAACTCATTCTCACCCTCTACATGATGGAACAGGGCTTTATCGCCCCCACGTTGAATCTGGACAAGGTTGACGAACGCTGCGCCATGCTCTGCCATTGCCAGGAAGTCACGGACGCGAACATCAATATAGCAGCCATTCAGAATTTCGCCTTTGGCGGGGTCAATACCTGTGTGTTGGTGAAAAAGGTATAG
- a CDS encoding ParB/RepB/Spo0J family partition protein — MSSKNVLGRGVAALLPDDVSLDDEESKYFFCDIDKIEVNPHQPRNNFDEEKLNQLAESIRERGIIQPLLVSSNGGNRYKLIAGERRLRAARLVGEEEVPVVIMETSSDDETLELALIENIQRQDLNPIEEAIAYSRLIEVFRLTQEEVAHKVGRKRSTVTNVLRLLKLPASLQDDVASALISEGHARVLLRLKDDPLQMQEIRDRILKEDLSVRQTENICRQAVQKKKQPTAEKKKKDDGLSVAYCRSLSTQLTNQFNTKVRIVQNGTRGKLEIAYYSPEDLDRLINLVAERKVGQE, encoded by the coding sequence ATGAGTTCAAAAAACGTGTTGGGTAGAGGCGTTGCCGCCCTCCTGCCAGATGATGTATCATTGGACGATGAGGAATCAAAATATTTTTTTTGTGATATAGACAAGATAGAAGTTAATCCTCATCAGCCAAGGAATAATTTTGACGAGGAAAAGCTCAACCAACTGGCAGAGTCTATTCGCGAAAGAGGCATCATTCAGCCCCTCCTGGTAAGCAGTAATGGCGGTAATCGGTATAAATTGATCGCTGGAGAACGTCGCCTCAGAGCTGCCCGGTTGGTAGGCGAAGAGGAAGTGCCTGTCGTTATTATGGAGACTAGCTCTGATGACGAAACATTAGAATTAGCCCTGATTGAAAACATTCAGCGTCAGGATCTCAATCCTATTGAAGAGGCCATAGCCTATTCTCGCCTCATTGAAGTGTTTCGTTTGACACAGGAAGAGGTTGCCCACAAGGTTGGCCGAAAACGCTCCACAGTGACCAATGTACTCAGGCTCTTGAAGCTTCCAGCATCACTGCAAGATGACGTTGCAAGCGCATTGATCTCTGAAGGGCATGCCAGGGTACTCCTTCGCCTGAAAGACGACCCTCTCCAGATGCAGGAGATCCGGGACCGGATCTTAAAAGAGGACCTTTCTGTTCGCCAGACCGAAAATATCTGCCGCCAAGCGGTGCAAAAAAAGAAACAGCCTACAGCAGAGAAAAAAAAGAAAGATGATGGGCTTTCCGTTGCCTACTGTCGTTCTCTCTCAACGCAGTTAACGAATCAGTTTAATACCAAGGTACGAATTGTTCAGAACGGGACCCGAGGTAAACTGGAGATAGCATATTATTCCCCTGAGGATCTTGATCGTTTGATCAATTTGGTGGCTGAGAGAAAGGTTGGGCAAGAATAA
- a CDS encoding MTH1187 family thiamine-binding protein, giving the protein MAFMQITVLPMATGETSLSDYIVDIQEFLQKKDVECEINDMGTIINGTPSVLFRLAEELHARPFQQGVKRVITQIAIDERRDKVQDLGEKKGAVLSILKKRKSSSVTKKENA; this is encoded by the coding sequence ATGGCATTCATGCAGATCACAGTGCTTCCGATGGCGACCGGAGAGACCAGTCTGAGTGATTACATTGTTGATATCCAAGAGTTTTTACAAAAAAAGGATGTCGAATGTGAAATCAACGATATGGGGACGATCATCAACGGGACGCCATCTGTACTTTTTAGGCTGGCAGAGGAGCTGCATGCCCGTCCTTTTCAACAGGGAGTAAAGCGAGTTATAACCCAGATTGCTATTGACGAACGCCGGGACAAAGTCCAAGATCTCGGGGAGAAGAAAGGAGCTGTCTTGAGTATCCTTAAAAAGAGGAAAAGCTCGTCAGTAACCAAGAAGGAAAACGCATAA
- a CDS encoding SH3 domain-containing protein, which yields MKKNIFIILFIFFLLSSLTAGSVMARMVAVKNDNVNMRSGPSLDKAVIWKLGIGFPLKVVKKSDDWLQVKDFEGAVGWVHKDVVNRSGHMIVKAQKKNNGKINIRNKPNTKSKVVAQAYYGVVFKTLAQQKGWVKVQHGEVTGWIKRSLLWGF from the coding sequence ATGAAAAAAAATATTTTTATCATTCTATTCATTTTTTTTCTTCTGAGCAGTTTGACCGCAGGATCGGTCATGGCCAGGATGGTTGCTGTTAAGAACGATAATGTAAATATGCGATCAGGCCCGAGTCTGGACAAAGCGGTTATCTGGAAACTTGGTATCGGTTTTCCCTTGAAGGTGGTGAAAAAATCCGATGATTGGCTTCAGGTAAAGGACTTTGAAGGAGCTGTCGGCTGGGTACATAAAGATGTTGTCAACCGTTCCGGTCATATGATCGTCAAGGCGCAAAAGAAAAACAACGGAAAAATTAATATCCGCAATAAACCCAACACCAAGAGTAAAGTGGTTGCTCAGGCCTATTATGGTGTAGTGTTTAAGACGCTGGCGCAGCAAAAAGGATGGGTAAAGGTCCAGCACGGCGAGGTGACTGGCTGGATTAAACGTTCATTGCTCTGGGGTTTTTAA
- a CDS encoding phosphopantetheine-binding protein — protein sequence MTRDELQERILTILTEDFEFETPGLDDNLRDDHNFDSIDAIELLGKIEHILDTTLTREEKEQAMEIRTINDILDYIEKITSSRAE from the coding sequence ATGACCAGAGATGAATTACAAGAGCGTATCCTCACGATTCTGACAGAGGATTTTGAGTTTGAAACCCCTGGCTTGGATGATAATCTCCGCGATGATCATAATTTTGACAGTATCGATGCTATCGAATTGCTTGGAAAAATAGAGCATATCCTCGACACCACCCTCACCAGAGAGGAAAAGGAGCAGGCTATGGAGATCAGAACGATCAATGACATTCTTGATTATATAGAGAAGATAACAAGCTCTCGTGCCGAATAA
- a CDS encoding AAA family ATPase encodes MKSKIVVLANQKGGVGKTTTAINLAATLATKGKKVLLVDSDPQGNASSGVGLFNADPEKHLYTCYMGTVSNTADCIQRTSIKNFFILAASIDLVGVEIELITKENREKQLRRILKEVRERYDYIIIDCPPSLGLLTINGLTAADSVLIPMQCEYFAMEGLAQLIGTISKVKKSLNRGLYIEGLLMSMFDQRNSLTHKVAEEIKNHFKDQVFKTIIPRNVRLSESPSHGKTIIEYDKNCAGAKAFNKLGNEFLRRNRKAQ; translated from the coding sequence ATGAAGTCGAAAATAGTTGTACTTGCAAACCAAAAAGGTGGCGTAGGAAAAACGACCACAGCAATTAACCTTGCTGCTACCTTGGCGACAAAGGGAAAAAAGGTGTTGCTTGTTGATTCAGATCCTCAGGGAAATGCATCAAGTGGCGTGGGATTGTTTAATGCCGACCCGGAAAAACATCTCTATACCTGCTATATGGGGACTGTTTCGAACACAGCAGACTGTATTCAGCGAACCAGTATTAAGAATTTTTTCATTCTTGCGGCATCCATAGACTTGGTCGGGGTTGAAATTGAATTGATAACCAAAGAAAATCGGGAAAAACAACTGCGAAGGATTCTTAAAGAAGTTCGAGAACGCTACGATTATATCATTATTGATTGTCCTCCATCTCTCGGACTCTTAACAATTAATGGCTTGACAGCCGCAGATTCAGTTCTTATACCCATGCAATGTGAATATTTTGCCATGGAGGGCTTGGCTCAGCTGATCGGTACTATTAGCAAGGTGAAAAAAAGCCTGAATCGCGGGCTTTATATTGAAGGTCTCTTGATGAGCATGTTTGACCAACGGAATAGCTTGACCCATAAGGTCGCCGAAGAGATAAAAAACCATTTCAAAGACCAGGTCTTCAAAACAATTATACCGAGGAATGTGCGACTGAGCGAAAGCCCCAGTCACGGGAAGACGATTATTGAGTATGATAAGAACTGCGCCGGTGCTAAGGCCTTTAATAAGCTTGGTAATGAGTTCTTACGAAGAAACAGGAAAGCGCAATGA
- a CDS encoding SEC-C domain-containing protein, whose amino-acid sequence MARIQRNQSCPCGSGKKHKHCCLVRQQAGHDPSPLQQMKVSLLGEIAKIQQAAADFKTRVYQLGVFIFFSMENGDAWVLEVTDSDAVQVAAQGQPHKPPVTEDNERIEVDWSHSFALQKKQLFITAYKDGKEQEIIAAPTHQISAALRRIIKLYPKELLNKVHIRDEEDGASA is encoded by the coding sequence ATGGCGAGAATACAGCGAAATCAATCCTGTCCCTGCGGATCAGGGAAAAAACATAAACATTGTTGTTTAGTCCGGCAACAGGCTGGACACGACCCTTCTCCCCTGCAACAGATGAAGGTCTCATTACTGGGAGAGATAGCGAAGATCCAGCAGGCAGCTGCCGACTTCAAAACTCGGGTTTATCAGCTCGGTGTCTTTATTTTCTTCAGTATGGAAAATGGAGACGCCTGGGTGCTGGAGGTCACAGACAGCGATGCTGTCCAGGTGGCTGCCCAGGGGCAACCGCATAAGCCACCTGTAACCGAAGATAACGAACGGATTGAGGTGGACTGGAGCCATAGTTTTGCTCTTCAGAAGAAACAGCTTTTTATAACAGCGTACAAGGATGGCAAGGAGCAAGAAATTATTGCAGCTCCGACCCACCAGATCAGCGCTGCTCTTCGCCGAATCATAAAGCTGTACCCTAAAGAACTGCTCAACAAGGTTCACATACGAGACGAAGAAGACGGAGCATCTGCCTAG
- a CDS encoding sigma 54-interacting transcriptional regulator produces MTTDLDTSIKNQELARQDLSCLYEITKILAAGTDLQESLNRVVRVLADMKKMENGTVTIVNPLTRELEIEVACGITATAQKKGKYKLGEGITGRVVSTGEPVIVPRIGEEPLFLNRTGIRNDEKKKKSSFICVPIKVTFESSKQKIFTQDLHNRSDNLSIGALSVARYYENEFGLQSEQDLRFLTIVSALIAQAVHRVQVINREKEALQQENQRLRRELSAKNRLSDIIGNSSRMQEVFEMAHRVADSNATVLLRGESGTGKSLVAKALHHNSRRADKPFLVVNCSALPENLLESELFGHEKGAFTGAEQRKKGRFELAEGGTLFLDEIGEISTTVQIKLLNVIQERCFQRLGGTEIIKADIRLVAATNRNLEEAVLEGLFREDLYYRLNVFPVHLPPLRERRTDILLLAEYFLEQYCKENNKRIERISTTAIDLLIKYHWPGNVRELQNCMERAVLICDSNTISSVHLPPTLQSSDSVSTDSPLSLSGAVESFERELIIDALKHTNGNQTKAAARLETSLRIINYKIHNYGIDPKQFKVRS; encoded by the coding sequence ATGACCACTGACTTAGATACTTCAATAAAAAATCAAGAACTTGCGCGTCAAGATCTCTCCTGTCTTTACGAAATTACGAAAATTCTTGCTGCCGGGACCGACCTTCAGGAGAGTTTGAACAGGGTGGTTCGGGTGCTGGCAGATATGAAAAAAATGGAAAACGGTACCGTAACTATCGTTAATCCACTGACAAGGGAGCTGGAGATTGAGGTTGCCTGCGGGATTACGGCAACAGCGCAAAAAAAAGGGAAATATAAATTAGGCGAAGGAATTACCGGTCGAGTTGTTTCCACCGGAGAACCGGTTATTGTCCCCAGAATCGGAGAAGAGCCGTTATTTCTCAATAGAACCGGGATTAGGAATGACGAGAAGAAAAAGAAAAGTTCCTTTATCTGCGTACCTATTAAGGTTACTTTTGAAAGTTCCAAACAAAAAATCTTTACGCAGGACCTCCATAACCGGTCAGATAATCTGTCCATAGGAGCCTTGTCTGTTGCTCGTTACTATGAAAACGAATTTGGTCTGCAATCAGAGCAGGATTTGCGTTTTCTCACTATTGTAAGTGCCCTTATCGCCCAGGCCGTACACAGGGTGCAGGTTATCAACAGGGAAAAAGAGGCGCTCCAGCAGGAAAATCAACGCCTGCGCAGAGAGCTCTCCGCCAAGAATCGCCTCAGTGATATTATTGGAAATTCTTCACGGATGCAGGAAGTCTTTGAAATGGCCCATCGAGTTGCGGACTCCAATGCCACGGTTCTGCTGCGGGGTGAATCTGGAACAGGTAAGTCCTTAGTTGCCAAGGCCTTACATCATAATTCTCGTCGGGCAGACAAACCCTTTTTGGTGGTTAACTGCTCAGCTCTCCCGGAAAACCTTTTAGAAAGCGAATTATTCGGCCATGAGAAAGGGGCCTTTACCGGGGCCGAGCAACGAAAGAAAGGGCGGTTTGAATTAGCAGAAGGTGGAACCCTCTTTTTAGATGAAATCGGTGAGATAAGCACCACTGTCCAGATAAAACTGCTCAATGTGATTCAGGAACGCTGCTTTCAGCGTCTCGGGGGAACTGAAATTATCAAAGCGGATATTCGCTTGGTTGCGGCCACCAATCGTAATCTTGAGGAAGCCGTCCTTGAAGGCCTCTTCCGGGAGGATCTCTATTACAGACTCAATGTCTTTCCTGTTCACCTTCCTCCTCTCAGGGAGAGGAGGACAGATATCCTTCTGCTGGCGGAATATTTTCTCGAGCAATATTGCAAAGAAAATAATAAGCGGATTGAACGAATCTCGACCACCGCCATTGACTTATTGATAAAATATCACTGGCCGGGCAATGTTCGTGAATTACAAAACTGCATGGAACGAGCTGTCCTTATCTGTGACTCCAATACAATAAGCTCGGTTCACCTTCCTCCTACCTTACAAAGCTCTGACTCTGTGAGCACTGACAGTCCGCTCTCTTTATCCGGTGCAGTGGAGAGCTTTGAGCGGGAGTTGATTATTGATGCACTCAAGCATACCAACGGTAACCAAACCAAGGCAGCGGCCCGCCTGGAGACAAGTCTTCGGATTATCAATTATAAAATACATAATTACGGTATTGATCCGAAGCAGTTCAAGGTGAGGTCATGA
- a CDS encoding adenosylcobalamin-dependent ribonucleoside-diphosphate reductase, translating to MSSNISQQLLTETAETVLARRYYLKDGNGNVLENWDALCRRVADAVASVDSEEKDYETIREDFFAMIHRLDFLPNSPCLMNAGTDLGQLSACFVLPVDDSMDGIFTSIRNGALVHKTGGGTGYSFSRLRPKNSAVRSTQGVASGPLSFAAVFDAATETIKQGGKRRGANMGVLRIDHPDIIDFISAKEDQTKFTNFNFSVAITDAFMEAVKTDSDYDLIDPSDNRVVNSLSAVKVFDKIIDLAWHNGEPGVLFIDTANRSNATPQLGEFEATNPCGEQWLLPYESCNLGSINLGQYVHEGRVDFERIGKTVKTAVRFLDNVIDCNRFPIPEIAEMTRKTRKIGLGVMGMHDMLIQLGLAYGEEVGREASAEVMRFIRQQAEAASIDLAAMKGSFPAYDPKINDYPARRNAALTSIQPTGTVSMIADCASGCEPYFSVVMEKNVMDGDRFLMVNKHFEAVARKEGFFSDALMKKVARTGTVVGHNEIPQKWQNIFRTAQDITPEEHIQMQGALQTNGVDSSISKTINLPDSASKEDVRFSYMLGFELGCKGLTVYRDGSRDSQVLSTGRSEEKKTATVSNQGILHKKELPDVLSAKRYRLKDANGNTIYIIVCFGENETPMEVFAKFPFDNRVDLKDKSTMWTTTCRLVSLALRYQIPMEEVIKQLDRSSGHMLDLPAQLGKLLKSFMAGTRNGFSSACPECPGTLVFEEGCEVCRECGYSKCS from the coding sequence ATGAGCAGCAATATCTCTCAGCAGCTCCTAACAGAGACCGCTGAAACCGTCTTGGCACGCCGTTATTATCTTAAGGACGGCAACGGCAATGTGCTGGAAAATTGGGACGCACTCTGTCGGCGAGTTGCGGATGCCGTCGCATCCGTCGATAGCGAAGAGAAAGATTACGAGACTATCCGGGAAGATTTTTTTGCCATGATCCACCGCCTCGACTTCCTTCCCAACTCTCCCTGCCTTATGAATGCAGGAACAGACCTCGGCCAGCTCTCTGCCTGTTTTGTTCTCCCTGTGGATGACTCTATGGATGGAATCTTCACCTCTATCCGCAATGGTGCCCTGGTCCATAAAACCGGGGGCGGGACAGGCTATTCCTTTTCCCGGCTTCGTCCCAAAAATTCTGCTGTCCGCTCCACCCAAGGTGTTGCTTCCGGGCCCCTCAGCTTTGCAGCGGTTTTTGATGCCGCCACTGAGACCATTAAACAAGGTGGAAAACGTCGTGGGGCCAACATGGGGGTATTACGGATTGATCATCCTGATATTATAGACTTTATATCAGCAAAAGAAGATCAAACCAAATTTACCAATTTTAACTTTTCTGTGGCAATAACCGATGCCTTCATGGAAGCAGTCAAAACGGACAGTGATTATGACCTGATTGATCCTTCCGATAATCGGGTTGTCAACTCCTTGAGCGCGGTAAAGGTCTTTGATAAAATTATTGATCTTGCCTGGCATAACGGTGAGCCTGGAGTCCTCTTTATTGATACAGCCAACCGAAGCAATGCTACCCCGCAGCTGGGAGAATTTGAGGCAACCAACCCCTGTGGTGAGCAATGGTTACTTCCTTATGAATCCTGCAACCTCGGCTCCATCAACCTGGGACAGTATGTCCACGAGGGGAGGGTGGATTTTGAACGCATTGGCAAGACCGTGAAAACCGCAGTCCGTTTTCTCGATAATGTGATTGACTGTAATCGTTTTCCTATCCCAGAGATAGCTGAGATGACACGAAAAACGAGAAAAATTGGGTTAGGTGTTATGGGAATGCATGACATGCTCATCCAGCTGGGACTTGCCTATGGGGAAGAAGTGGGGAGAGAGGCCTCAGCTGAGGTGATGCGCTTTATTCGCCAGCAAGCTGAGGCGGCCTCCATTGATCTGGCTGCAATGAAAGGGTCCTTTCCTGCCTATGATCCGAAGATCAATGATTACCCTGCCCGCCGCAATGCAGCACTGACCTCCATTCAGCCCACAGGGACCGTCTCCATGATTGCTGATTGCGCCTCCGGCTGCGAACCGTATTTTTCCGTGGTCATGGAAAAAAATGTTATGGATGGAGACCGGTTCCTGATGGTTAATAAGCATTTTGAGGCCGTGGCCCGCAAAGAGGGCTTTTTCTCCGATGCCCTGATGAAGAAAGTTGCTCGCACCGGGACCGTTGTGGGTCATAATGAAATCCCACAAAAATGGCAAAATATCTTCCGTACAGCCCAGGATATCACTCCAGAAGAACATATTCAGATGCAGGGGGCCTTACAGACCAATGGGGTCGACTCTTCCATCAGTAAGACCATTAACCTGCCAGACTCGGCCAGCAAAGAGGATGTACGATTCTCCTATATGCTCGGTTTTGAATTGGGCTGCAAGGGGCTGACAGTCTACCGAGACGGCTCCCGAGACTCCCAGGTCCTCAGCACAGGCCGCTCTGAGGAGAAAAAAACAGCCACGGTTTCCAATCAGGGCATCCTGCATAAAAAAGAACTGCCCGATGTCCTCAGCGCTAAGCGCTACCGCCTGAAAGACGCCAACGGCAATACCATTTATATTATTGTCTGCTTTGGAGAAAACGAGACACCGATGGAGGTCTTTGCCAAGTTCCCCTTTGACAATCGGGTGGATCTGAAGGACAAGTCCACTATGTGGACAACCACCTGCCGTCTGGTCTCCTTGGCCTTGCGCTACCAGATCCCTATGGAGGAGGTTATTAAACAACTTGATCGCTCCAGCGGACATATGCTTGACTTACCCGCCCAATTGGGTAAACTGCTCAAATCGTTTATGGCCGGAACCCGGAACGGGTTTTCGTCTGCATGCCCGGAATGTCCTGGAACCTTGGTCTTTGAAGAGGGCTGCGAGGTCTGCCGGGAGTGCGGCTACTCCAAGTGCTCCTGA